CCCCCTACACAGAATTGAAATCCTTTGCTTAATATGTTATCCTTTATGAAGTTTGAGTCTGTGAGTCACTGCTTTTCTGTGCATTAAAATACACACCTCTCTTTGTCACATCATCTTTGTTAAATGTAACAAATCCCTCTAATTTAGGAATGCCTTCATAGGCCACATTTCTTTGTTTCAAGTTTCTTTCCAAAACTATTTCCATCAGAGGGGGTAGCCGAGTATCAATGTCCTCTGGTTTAAATTTCGGTTCATGAACTTTGTCAATTTTACAATACTCCTCCTCCTCTTCTTTAGGAATAAGTCTCCAGTCACGTTTTCCGCCTGCATCAATCCTCGTTATGTTTGGGTACTTGTACCCTCGGAAGACCTTTGTACCCCATGCCACACCTGTTAGATTCTGCAGATGAATGTaataaatgttacatgtaac
This genomic window from Ostrea edulis chromosome 4, xbOstEdul1.1, whole genome shotgun sequence contains:
- the LOC125670039 gene encoding 28S ribosomal protein S34, mitochondrial-like, whose protein sequence is MKLFGRHSFFHGKSLMELTAQLKNPKGRVVTRLTFERYPEKSYYILSHVEHGYSGQNLTGVAWGTKVFRGYKYPNITRIDAGGKRDWRLIPKEEEEEYCKIDKVHEPKFKPEDIDTRLPPLMEIVLERNLKQRNVAYEGIPKLEGFVTFNKDDVTKRGVYFNAQKSSDSQTQTS